The Gadus macrocephalus chromosome 13, ASM3116895v1 genome includes a window with the following:
- the ngfb gene encoding nerve growth factor, protein MRSSMLAWLLFITSLQAIPAGGSSCPDHRVRTSSSSSSSSSSSSSSSGAVPVVDAKLFTKRRPRSPRVLFSAQPPASAPPGVGVRAGAGGGRPARSPGGRTRRVAQGTGPHRGVFSVCDSISGWVVNKTHATDISGHEVTVLPNVNVNSVNKKQYFFETSCLGGGGGGAAGAAGGTGVSSCLGIDARHWNSYCTNSHTFVRALTTYRNLVAWRHIRINVACECVVSRKSWAKS, encoded by the coding sequence ATGAGGTCGTCGATGCTGGCCtggctcctcttcatcacctcccTTCAGGCCATCCCCGCGGGGGGCTCCTCCTGCCCGGACCACCGTGTCaggacctcctcctcttcctcctcctcctcctcctcctcctcctcctcctccggcgccGTGCCCGTCGTGGACGCCAAGCTCTTCACTAAGCGCCGCCCCCGCTCGCCGCGCGTCCTCTTCAGCGCCCAGCCCCCGGCCTCCGCCCCGCCCGGCGTGGGCGTGAgggcgggggccgggggggggcgtCCCGCGCGCTCCCCGGGGGGCCGGACGCGGCGGGTGGCGCAAGGGACGGGGCCGCACCGCGGCGTGTTCTCGGTGTGCGACAGCATCAGTGGGTGGGTGGTGAACAAGACCCACGCCACCGACATCTCGGGTCACGAGGTCACCGTCCTGCCCAACGTCAACGTCAACAGCGTCAACAAGAAGCAGTACTTCTTCGAGACGTCCTGTctgggcggcgggggcgggggggcggcgggcgcgGCCGGGGGCACGGGCGTGTCCAGCTGCCTGGGCATCGACGCCCGCCACTGGAACTCCTACTGCACCAACTCACACACGTTCGTGCGGGCGCTGACCACGTACCGCAACCTGGTGGCGTGGAGACACATACGCATCAACGTGGCGTGCGAGTGCGTGGTCAGCCGCAAGTCCTGGGCAAAGTCGTGA